TCGGGCAGGGTGTTGGTTTAGGCGGAGAATGGGGAGGAGCTGTTTTGCTTGCTATTGAAAATGCACCGCCGCATAAACGTGCGTGGTACGGCATGTTTCCGCAATTGGGTGCTCCAATTGGATTACTGCTTTCCGGAGGAACTTTTCTTTTGTTGACTGATTCTATGAGTAATGAAGATTTTATGGATTATGGTTGGAGAATTCCATTTATTGCCAGTGCACTTTTGGTCATAGTCGGTTTTTACATTCGAACAAAAATTACAGAAACACCTTCTTTTGAAAATTCCAAAAAAGAACAAGAAGAAGTTAAAGTTCCTTTTTTAGAATTAGTCAAATCATATAAAAATCAGCTTATTTTTGGAACCTTCGCCGCTATTACGACTTTCCTGGTTTTTTATCTTATGACGGTATTTACGTTAAGCTGGGCAACTTCTGATCTTGGAATTGTTAAAAGAGACGGATTGCTGATACAATTGTTTTCGGTATTGTTTTTTGCCATTTTTATCCCGGTTTCGGCTGTAGTGGCAGATAAAATTGGTCGTCGTAAAATGCTCATTTTAGCAACTCTTGCTATTGCCGTTTTTGGATTTTTCTTTCCATTCTTTTTAAGTACCGGAAATATAGCGTTAGTAACCACTTTTGCTTGTATAGGAATGGCTTTAATGGGATTCACGTATGGACCTTTAGGGACTTTTCTGTCTGAGTTGTTTCCAACAAATGTTCGTTATTCCGGAGCATCTTTAACTTTTAATATGGCGGGAATTTTGGGTGCTGCTTTTGCGCCTATGATCGCTATTTGGTTAGCTAAGAAATATGATGTCAGTTACGTAGGGTTTTATTTAGTTGCTGCAGCCTTAATTTCTTTAATTTCGTTCCTTGTAATTAGTAAAGATGAACATAAATTTTAAATCTTTTATAAAAATATCCATTCTAATGACATTATGTATTAATGTAATGATGTGTTAGAAGTTTAAAAATATTGAAATAGAAAAGTCCGCAGAAATAATTTATTTTTTGCGGACTTTTTACTTAAATAAATACTAGAGGGCTTCTCTAAAATCTTTTCAAAAAATGTCCTTAATATCCTGTATTTTTGCAAGAAAAATAAATTCTTTTGAAAACGAAACTTTTTGTAATCACACCGCCTTTTACACAGCTGAATACACCGTATCCGGCTAGTGCGTATATAAAGGGTTTTTTAAATACTAAAAATATCGAATCGGTGCAGGCTGATTTGGGTATTGATGTGATTTTGGAATTGTTTTCAAAAAAAGGACTTTCTGATTTGTTTCAGGTTTCAAGTTCAAAGTTTCAAGTTTCTGAAATCTCTGATAATTCCAAAAGAATTTTTGCTCTTCAGGATGAATATATCAAAACGATTGATCCCGTAATTCAGTTTCTGCAGGGTAAAAATCCAACTTTGGCATTACAGATTTGTCAGGAGGATTTTCTGCCCGAAGCTTCTCGTTTTGCACAGCTTGAAGAACTTGACTGGGCTTTTGGTTCTATGGGAACTCAGGATAAAGCCAAGCACTTAGCGACTTTATATCTCGAAGATATTTCGGATTTTATTGTAGAATGTGTCGATGAAAATTTTGGATTCAGCCGATATGCCGAACGTTTAGGCCGAAGTGCGAATTCTTTTGATGAATTGTATGAAGCTTTACAGCAAAAACCGACTTACATTGATTCGATTTTAATTTCACTTTTAAAAGCTAAGATTGAAGCCGTAAAACCAACTTTGTTTCTGATTTCTGTTCCTTTTCCTGGCAATTTATACAGCGCGTTTCGATGCGCACAATGGGTAAAACAAAATCATCCCGAAATTAAAATTTCAATGGGAGGAGGTTTTCCTAATACTGAATTACGTTCTCTTTCGGACAAACGTGTTTTTGAGTTTTTCGATTTTATCACTTTAGATGATGGCGAAGTGCCGATTGAAGAATTGATTTTTCATTTAGAAAATCCGGGTTCAAACTCGTTTAAAAGAACTTTTCTTTTGGAAAACGGAGAAGTAGTCTATAAAAACAATTCCTTAAAACACGATTACAAACAAGCTTACGTAGGAACTCCTGATTATTCAGATCTGCCTTTGGATAAATATATTTCGGTTATCGAAATCGTAAATCCAATGCACAGAATGTGGAGTGACGGCCGATGGAATAAACTCACGATGGCTCATGGCTGTTACTGGGGGAAATGTACTTTTTGTGATATTTCTTTAGATTACATCAAGGTTTACGAACCTGTTGCGGCAAGTCTGCTTTGTGATCGTATGGAAGAATTAATCGAGCAGACAGGACAAAACGGCTTTCATTTTGTAGACGAAGCGGCACCTCCGGCTTTAATGCGTGCTGTGGCGCTCGAAATTTTAAAAAGAAAACTGGCTGTAACATGGTGGACCAATATTCGGTTTGAAAAAAGTTTTTCAAAAGATTTGTGTTTATTGCTAAAAGCTTCCGGCTGTATCGCAGTTTCCGGAGGATTAGAAGTAGCATCTGACCGATTATTGAAATTAATAGACAAAGGTGTTACCGTTGAACAGGTTGCTAAAGTGACCCGAAATTTTACCGAAGCCGGAATTATGGTTCATGCGTATTTAATGTACGGATATCCAACACAAACAATTCAGGAAACGGTTGACAGTCTCGAAATGGTTCGTCAGTTGTTTGAAGCCGGCGTTTTACAATCGGGATTCTGGCATCAGTTTGCTTTGACGGCCCATAGCCCGGTTGGATTGTATCCTGAAAAATTTGGCGTGACCAAGAAAACAGAAACGATTGGAACTTTTGCCAATAATGATATTGAATACAGTGATTCAACAGGAATTAATCATGATAAATTCAGCTTTGGATTGAAAAAATCGCTTTTTAATTTCATGCACGGAATCTGTTTTGATTATGAACTTCAGGAATGGTTTGATTTTAAAATCCCGAGAACCAAAATTCATCCTGATTTTATTTTTAATGCTTTAGAAGAACAAAACGACTTCAATACCAAGCCCAATGCAAAAGTAGTCTGGCTTGGCGGTAAACCTTCGGCAGAAATTTTTACGAAATCAAAGAAAGGCAGAAGCTGGGAAATGATGTCGCTGACTTTTCACGACAAAAAAGAAAGTTTTAGTATTCAGACCAGCAGAGAAGAAGGTGAATGGCTGATCGGGATTCTGTCTAAAATCTCGGTTTCGAATGCTAAAAATTATACTTTTCAGGAAGTGAAAAATGATTTTGAAACTGCATTAGAGGATTTCGAATTATTTTGGTATTCGAAACCCATTAATACGCTGAGGGAATTTGGACTTTTGGTTTTATAATCAATATTCTATCGAATAACCATCGTTAGGAATGGCAGTTTTAGATAAAAGATTGTTTTGCGAAAGCGCTCTTTTTAATTCTTCCCTTGTTGTCGGGCAATGGTTTAAAGCTTCCAGATGATTGGCAAAAACTTTTCCGGGTGCCAGTGCAGCAAATCGCAGAATATCATTCATTCGCATAAGTAACGGCTGTCCTATGTCTAATCTGGCCGTACCGCAGGCCACGGTCGAAATATCGGGTTTTAGTTCTGTCAATACCTTTTGCACATCATCTGTAAAAATAGTATCAGAGCTTATGTAAACCGTTTTTTGGTTGGGAAGTTCAATATAAAAACCCATTACATTTCCCATCAGTTTTGCTATAAAACCATAACCGTGAAGTGCCGGAATACCAATAATTCTTCCGCCCAAAAAAGGCTGCGGTGTCCAGTACTCCAGAGTCTGAATAACTTTTAAACCTCTTTGGGTCAGTTTTTTTTCGTCTTTCTCGCTGCAGATAACCGGAACGCTGTTTCGTCTTAAAAACACTTCTCCCGCTTTGTCGATATGATCCGGATGCAGGTGCGTAATTAAACAATGCGTCACTTTGCTCAGGATCTCCCTGCTGTTTTTGGGCAGAGCAACAAGCGGATTTCGTTTTGGTTTATAACGAAAAATAGTAAAAGGCGCTATTGTTTTTCTCTTTCCAAGCATTGGGTCAACCAGAATTACATGCTCTTCTGTTTCAATTACCAATGTGGCATTTCGTAAGTGATGTATTTTCATATCCGGGAAAATTAGAACTTAAAAATACAAAGATTTTCGAAAATCTATTTACAGATTTTTCTTTATTTTTAACAGAATTGTTAATAATTCTGACAGGAATTGTATAGCTTCCTGGAGGGCACTATGCAATCAAAAAGCGGAAACCAATTCCGTGCAGGTTTTCAATCGAAATGCCTTCTTCGCCGGCTAAAATTTTGCGAAGGCGGGAAATAAACACATCAAGGCTTCTTCCCATAAAATAATCATCTGTTCCCCAAAGGGCAGTCAGGATTTGTTCTCTTTTAAGAACCAAGTTTTTATTGTCAAGAAAAAGTTTTAGTAACTCGGCTTCACGCTGCGTAAGGCCTACTTTTTCAGTATCATTATAAAGGATAAAATTTTTGGTGTCGAACTGGTATTTTCCAATCTCATAGATCGATTTTTCGACTTTGTTGTTTTTTTGAGATCGTTTTAGGAACACTTCGATTTTCAGGATCAGTTCTTCAATGCTGAAAGGTTTTACCAGATAATCATCAGCACCAAGACGAAGTCCTTTTATGCGGTCTTCTTTTAAAGTCTTAGCCGAAAGAAAAATAATAGGTACATCAATATCAATTTTTCTAATTTCGGAAGCCAGTTCAAAGCCGTCCATTTTCGGCATCATGATATCCAGAATACAAATATCAAAAAGTTCCTCTTTAAAAGCCTCCAATCCTGATTTTCCATTGGTACAATGCACAACCTCATAATTATTCTGTTCAAGATTGTCTTTGGTTAAAAATGCTAATGTTTCATCGTCTTCGGTATAAAGTATTTTGAATTGCTTCATCTTTTATAAGGAATTGAGAGAGTAATGGTAACTCCGTTTGTTAAATTATTTTCGGCTTTTATTTTCCAGTTTTGAAGGCTGCAGATTTCTTTTACATAAAATAATCCAAGTCCAAAACCGTTTACTTCATTGCTTTTTTCATTTTGTATTCGATAGAATTTATCAAATATAAACGATAATTTTTTATTAGAGATACCAATTCCGTTATCTGTGAATTCAATTTTTAAAAGAGAATTCTCTTCGTAAATTTTAACTGTAATTTCCGGTTTGGTATTACAGTATTTTACTGCATTGTCTAAAAGGTTGTAAACTAAATTAGCAAAGTGAAAAACATCGGTTTCCAAAACATATTCTCCCGAAGCGCTTTCAATTTTAATTTCGGCATCGGGATACTTAAGCACAATATTTTCGATAGTTTCCTCAATAACCGGAACGATTAAAGTAGTTTCTTTTTTTAATTCTAAAGGCGTATAGTCAGATTTTGCGACAGTTAATATTTTTTCAATATGATGATTCAGTTTATTACCCTGATTCAGGATGATTTCCGTATAAGTGTGGAGTTTTTTGTTTTCTTTTATAAGATTTTGTTCGCTTAAATATTTTGAAGCAATTAAAATAGATGATAAAGGCGTTTTAAATTCGTGCGTCATATTATTGATAAAGTCACGCTGCAATTCAGAATATTTCTTTTGCTGTAAAAGTTTAAAAATGGAGTACACGTAAATCAGTAAAATCAGAATTAAAGCGATCGAAAGCACAAACCAAAATCGCATAGAACTGAATAAATAAGTAGTTTCATTAGGAAAACGAACCACGAAATAATAAACCAGATTTTTATGTTTGGGGAAATAAACCGTCTTTTTTTCTTTGTCTTTTTTAGATAAAGAAATATAATCGCCGTACACCATTTCGTCACTCTGGCAATTGTACATTGCGTATTCAAAGTCGGTTGCTATGTTTACTTTTTTGAATTCCGTTTTCAGGTAAAACTCCAGAATATCCGGTTCAAATTCATTTTCGACATTTACTATATAATAATCGTTGGCTATTTTTTGCACCGGATTCTGCACCGGTTCATGATTAGTGCCTTCATATAATTTTCTGGCCACTTCAAGAAGTGCAATATGGGCTTTCTGGCTTAGTTTTTTCTGCTCGAGCGTAAAAGCCTCTTTTGTCCATAACAGCTGTGCCACCAGAATGCTCATAATGGCAACCAATCCCAGAACAATGATACTATTGAGTTTATTTATTTTCAAGAAAAAAGTCTTTTTTAAAATGTAATATTAAGCAATTTTAAAGTGAAAAAGGTCGATTAACAAGTCGTTAACAAACATTTGAAACCGGTTAACAGCGATTTGATTTTAACTCAGGTACTTTTGAAATATAGAAATCGAACTATAAACCATTTTAAAATATTTAGCTATGAAAATCGTAAAAATCTCAATGCTGGCTCTGGCTTTAGGCTTAATGTCTTTTTCAGCAATTGCACCGGTAAAATCTTTATCTTCAGAAACTGAAGTAATCGAAACAGCTTCTACAATTGTATGGAAAGCTGAAACAATCGACGTTGGACAAATTCCGCAGGGAACTCCAAAAGCAATTGTTTACGAATTTAAAAATACAGGAAAAACAGCAGTTGTAATTACAAATGTTCAGGGGTCTTGCGGCTGTACTGCAACAGACTATACAAAAGAACCTGTTTTGCCTGGAAAATCTGCAAAAGTTACCGCAACTTACAACGCAGCAGCAAAGGGTGCTTTTACTAAAACTGTAACCGTAACAACAAGTGCCGAGACTACTCCAAAAGTGCTTACTTTAAAAGGAACAGTTATCTAAAAAATAATTTTAATAGGTTGGTTATAAACGTGGCAGCTCCGGATATGTAATGTATCCGGAGCTTTTTTTATGTCTAAAGCCGAAGTCTGTTTTTATTTTTAATACTAGTTTGAATTAAGTAAAACTTTCCTATTTTTAACCAAAAATTGATATGAAAATCTGGTATTCGATTATTGCGTTTGTAGTGCTTCTAACGGTTGTTTCATGTAATTCGAAAGGAGAAAAAAAGAAGGAAAATCAAAAAAAGAAAGTTGAAATTCCGGAACTGAGACTTACTATTGACAGTACAAAAATTGCTGCTTTTTTTACAGCCTATCCAAAACTGGAAAAATTTCAGGGCGATGTTTTCAATTTGTATAAAAAGAACAAATCAACCCAATTGTGGCTGGATAATAAAGGCGTGGTCGAATTTGGCAACACACTTTTTAATAAATATAAAGGTCTGGATTCTGAAGGTCTGAAAGCCAATTTTCCATACAAGGAAATCAACGCTGTTTTTGAAAATAATACCGATAATAAATTATCAAAAGAATATACCGATTTGATGATTTCGAATCTCTATTTCTATTATGCCGAAAAAGTATACAGAGGTTTTGACGAAAAAACATCTATTTCGTTAGAATGGCTTTTACCGAGGAAAAAGCTGAACTATCAGGTTTTAACGGATTCTATTTTTAAGAAATCAACGATCAACGATGATAAGAAAAGCAAAATGTTCAGCCAGTATTATAAACTTCGTGATGCGCTGAAACAATACAGAGACATTGAAAAAAATGGCGGCTGGAAAAACATTGAAACGGATGAAGATTTTAAAAGCCTGAAACTGGGTGATTCTTCGACAGTAGTTTCTCAAATCAGGGAAAGACTTTTTATAACCGGAGATCTTAAAGAAGATACGAAAAGCCAGGTATGCGATTCGACTTTAATAAGTGCCATGAAAAACTATGAACAGCATCATGGTTATACACCTAAAAATGTTATACTGTCAGAACATATTAACGATCTGAATATTCCGGTTTCTGACCGAATTAAAACCATTATCGCCAATATGGAACGCTGCCGATGGATTGATCCTGATCTTGAGAAAGGGCAGAAATACATTGAAATCAATATTCCGGAATTTAAACTCTATATAATCGAAGACGCTAAAATTGCTTTTACCTCGCCGGTTGTAGTAGGAAAAGCGATGACAAAAACGGTTATTTTCAGCGGTATGATGAACAATATTGTTTTTAGTCCGTACTGGAATGTACCGCCAAGTATTATTGCCAATGAAATTAAACCCGGAATGGCAAAAAACAAAAATTATCTGAAACAGAAAAACCTGGAATGGAATAATGGAGCAGTGAGACAGCTTCCCGGCAAAAACAATTCGCTGGGACTGGTGAAGTTTTTATTCCCTAATTCAAGTAATATTTACCTGCATGATACACCTTCAAAAAGTTTGTTTGAAAGAGAAAGCCGTGCTTTTAGTCATGGATGTGTGCGTGTGGCAAAACCACGCGAACTCGCCATAGAATTACTAAAAGACGATAAGCAGTGGCCTCCTGCCCGAATTGACAAAGCCATGCATGCCGGAAAAGAAAACTGGTATACCTTAAAGAAAAAAGTTCCGGTTTACATAGGCTATTTTACTGCCTGGGTAGATCGCGAAGGGAATTTAAATTTCTACAAAGATATTTATGGAAGAGATGAAAGTCTGATAAAACTCTTAACCGAAGAATAAAGATTTAAATTCTAAATTCCTAAAACTGGGTTTGGAAATTTAATTTGCTTAATCAGAATGAAAAAGTGGAGTTGCAGATTAAGAATTAATATGATTTTAAAAAATCGCTGTTAATCCTTAATCTGCGGTAAAAAATTATTCAGATAAAACGTCGATGCATTTATAAAAACGTTTGGTATAGTGTTCTGTGTCAAGTGCGGTTATAGTTACCTGCTGGGCTTTTCCGGATGAAGCGTGAATAAATTTCGATTTCATTCCGTTGGCTTCGCAGATTATTCCAAGGTGTCCCACAACCGTTCGGTCTTTGTAGCCGTAGAAAACCAGAATATCGCCTACTTTAAATTCTTCCGGTTTTAGAGTTTTTCCTAAATTCTTATAACCGCTTGAACTCCTTGGTAACGTCAATCCGAAATTACCATACACATAACTTACAAATCCCGAACAGTCAAACCCTGCATCCGGATTACTGCTGGCATATTTATAAGGAACTCCTAAATATTGTTTTGCATACGTAACAAGCAAATCTCTGTCGATTGTGCTTTGTTCTGTTTTTACAGAAAACTGTTCTTTTGTTGTGAAAGAAGAAAATAAAAGCGAAAGTAAAACTATGGAAATGTAAGATTTCATTTTAAAATATTAAAAAATGGAATTTATAAAGATAGTTTGTTTTAATGGGGATATCAAACTGGAAATAAATTTTGGTATTTTTTTATTACTTTTTGACATTTTAGTATCTTTTAGTGTAGTCCATTTCAAATATATTTGTGAATCTTATTTATATTTTAACAAATAAATTATGTTTCTCAAAAAATATGCGGTTTTATTTCTGTTTTTGCTGATTTCTATTCTTTCGACAGCACAAAATCAGAATCGTTTTCTATACGCCGGACGAGTTGAAAAGCTCCAAAACGATCAGGTAATTTTAATTGGAACAGCATCCTCTGTCTCGTTTAATTTTACCGGAAATGAATGTTCAATTTTACTTCAAAGTGTTGATTCTTACGAACATCATAACTATGTTTCGTTAGTTCTTGACGGAAAATATATAGGTAAAATCAGAATTGAAAAAGGAGCAGCTCAGTCATTTCCCGTAAAAATAACTTCAAATAAAAAAGAACATCATTTAGAAATCTATAAAAATACCGAAGCGCAGAGCGGTAACATTTTGTTTGCCGGAACAACTGCAAAACTGACTTCAATTTCTTCAAAAAAGAAAAAGAAAATCGAATTCATCGGCGATTCAATTACCTGCGGGGCTGCAAGTGATCCTTCGGAAATTCCTTGCGATAAAGGCGAATATATGGATCATCATAACAGTTATTACGCTTACGGACCATCATTGTCAAGACAAATTGGTGCCGATTATCTGATGAGCTGCGTTTCAGGAATTGGAATGTACAGAAACTGGAACGACGAGAATAAAGAGGAAGCTATTATGCCCGATATTTATGGGAACTTGTATCTGACAAAAGATCCTGCTAAACCCAAATATGATTTTGCATTTCAGCCGGATATTATCAGTATTGCTTTAGGAACCAATGATTTTTCTGGAGGCGACGGTAAAAAAGAACGGCTGCCTTTTAATCCTGAAAAATACGTTTCGAATTACATGAATTTTATAAAGATGTTGTACCAACACAATCCAAAAGCGCAGATTGTTATTACAAACAGTCCAATGGTAAATGGCGAAAGGGCGGTTGTTTTTGAAGATTGTTTAAAGAAAGTAAAAGCCGCTTTTGATGGAGATAAAGCCCATAAAACAATTCTGATTTTCAAATTTAAACCCATGACACCAAAAGGATGTACAGGTCATCCGGATGTGGCTGATCATCAGGTTTTGGCAGCAGAATACGGTCCATTTTTAAAAAAGTTACTGAATGAAAAATAAAATACTATTCGTTTTCTTTTTGATGATTTATGGTTTTGCCGAAGCAAATGTTACGCTTCCCAATATTTTTGGGGATAATATGGTTTTACAACGTAACTCCGAAGTGAAAATCTGGGGCTGGGCAAATCCGAAAGAAGAAATCAAACTGATTTCCGGCTGGAATAACCAGGAATATAAAACAGTTACAAATAATCAGGCGAAATGGGAACTGACCATTAAAACTCCCGAAGCCGGTGGTCCTTTTACGATTTCTATAAAAGGTTACAACGAAGTTTTGCTTAAAAATATTCTGATTGGCGAAGTCTGGCTTTGTTCCGGTCAGTCGAACATGGAAATGTCGGCAAGCTGGGGAATCGATAATGGCGATGAAGAAGTTAAAAATGCCAAAGATTTTAATATCCGATTTTTTACGGTTTCAAAATCTACCGCAGTTACACCACAGAATAATGTATTAGGAAACTGGACAGAATCGACTCCGGAAACAATGAAATATTTCAGTGCCGTTGGTTATTTCTTTGCGAAGCGTTTAAAAGAAGATTTAAAAAATGTTCCCATCGGGTTAATTTCGTCCAACTGGGGCGGTACTCCTGCTGAAATCTGGATGCCTGAAGAAGTTGTTCAAAACGATCCTGTTTTACTCGAAAATGCTAAAAAACTCAGCGAACAAGAATATGGTCCGCATCAGCCGGGACGTGCATACAATGCGATGATTCACCCAATTACAGGATTTAAAATTGCAGGAACGCTTTGGTATCAGGGAGAATCGAATGTGGGTTCATTGGTTTATGATAAAACTTTAGGCGCTTTGATTACTTCATGGCGAAAAGAATGGAAAGAAAATTTCCCTTTTTACTATGTCCAGATTGCGCCTTATAAAACGGGAACGAATAATTTCTCAAATGTAACGGTTAGAAATTCACAGCGAAAATTATTAAAAGAAGTTTCAAATACCGGAATGGTCGTAATCAGCGATGTTTCGGATACAATTGATATTCATCCTAAGAATAAAAAATCAGTCGGAATTCGTCTGGCGAATCTGGCTTTGGCTGAAACGTATAAAACCAATTCTAATTTGGTTAATGGTCCGCTTTTTAAAGGTTTTAAAATTGAGAAAAACAAGGTAATAGTTTCTTTTGATCATGCTGACGGATTGTATTTCAAGAACAAAAAATCGAATCAGTTTGAAGTAGCCGGAGCCGATGGTGTTTTCGTACCTGCCGAAGCTTCGATAAAAAGTAATCAGGTGATTTTGACAAGTAAAGTTGTAAATCCGGCAAGAGTGAGATTTGCATGGGGAAATACAACGCAGTCAGATTTGTTTAACAAAGCAAATCTGCCTGCTTCTTGTTTTAGTTCTGAGGAATAAAATTTTAGATATTAGAATGTAGATTTTAGATTTTGCGGATTGTTTGTCATTTCGACCGAAGGGAGAAATCACACTAGGATATCTATAAAGTAAATCGCTAATCTTTGTCGAGTTTCGTGTGTGATTTCTCCCTTCGGTCGAAATGACAAGATTGGAGACATCTTACCGACAAAACAAGTCAAAAAAAACGTAGAATCTTAGCAACTCAGAACCTTAGAATCTAAAAAAAAAAGAACTAACTAAACCACATATGAAAAATAAAAAAATAATAATTATTGGGATCTTGTCCCTGTTTACAGTTGGAAATATGAATGCACAAAAAAAGCCGTATCTGGATAAAAATAAAACTAT
This portion of the Flavobacterium gelatinilyticum genome encodes:
- a CDS encoding SGNH/GDSL hydrolase family protein — translated: MFLKKYAVLFLFLLISILSTAQNQNRFLYAGRVEKLQNDQVILIGTASSVSFNFTGNECSILLQSVDSYEHHNYVSLVLDGKYIGKIRIEKGAAQSFPVKITSNKKEHHLEIYKNTEAQSGNILFAGTTAKLTSISSKKKKKIEFIGDSITCGAASDPSEIPCDKGEYMDHHNSYYAYGPSLSRQIGADYLMSCVSGIGMYRNWNDENKEEAIMPDIYGNLYLTKDPAKPKYDFAFQPDIISIALGTNDFSGGDGKKERLPFNPEKYVSNYMNFIKMLYQHNPKAQIVITNSPMVNGERAVVFEDCLKKVKAAFDGDKAHKTILIFKFKPMTPKGCTGHPDVADHQVLAAEYGPFLKKLLNEK
- a CDS encoding MBL fold metallo-hydrolase; the protein is MKIHHLRNATLVIETEEHVILVDPMLGKRKTIAPFTIFRYKPKRNPLVALPKNSREILSKVTHCLITHLHPDHIDKAGEVFLRRNSVPVICSEKDEKKLTQRGLKVIQTLEYWTPQPFLGGRIIGIPALHGYGFIAKLMGNVMGFYIELPNQKTVYISSDTIFTDDVQKVLTELKPDISTVACGTARLDIGQPLLMRMNDILRFAALAPGKVFANHLEALNHCPTTREELKRALSQNNLLSKTAIPNDGYSIEY
- a CDS encoding DUF1573 domain-containing protein — translated: MKIVKISMLALALGLMSFSAIAPVKSLSSETEVIETASTIVWKAETIDVGQIPQGTPKAIVYEFKNTGKTAVVITNVQGSCGCTATDYTKEPVLPGKSAKVTATYNAAAKGAFTKTVTVTTSAETTPKVLTLKGTVI
- a CDS encoding C40 family peptidase; protein product: MKSYISIVLLSLLFSSFTTKEQFSVKTEQSTIDRDLLVTYAKQYLGVPYKYASSNPDAGFDCSGFVSYVYGNFGLTLPRSSSGYKNLGKTLKPEEFKVGDILVFYGYKDRTVVGHLGIICEANGMKSKFIHASSGKAQQVTITALDTEHYTKRFYKCIDVLSE
- a CDS encoding response regulator transcription factor; translated protein: MKQFKILYTEDDETLAFLTKDNLEQNNYEVVHCTNGKSGLEAFKEELFDICILDIMMPKMDGFELASEIRKIDIDVPIIFLSAKTLKEDRIKGLRLGADDYLVKPFSIEELILKIEVFLKRSQKNNKVEKSIYEIGKYQFDTKNFILYNDTEKVGLTQREAELLKLFLDNKNLVLKREQILTALWGTDDYFMGRSLDVFISRLRKILAGEEGISIENLHGIGFRFLIA
- a CDS encoding sensor histidine kinase, whose product is MKINKLNSIIVLGLVAIMSILVAQLLWTKEAFTLEQKKLSQKAHIALLEVARKLYEGTNHEPVQNPVQKIANDYYIVNVENEFEPDILEFYLKTEFKKVNIATDFEYAMYNCQSDEMVYGDYISLSKKDKEKKTVYFPKHKNLVYYFVVRFPNETTYLFSSMRFWFVLSIALILILLIYVYSIFKLLQQKKYSELQRDFINNMTHEFKTPLSSILIASKYLSEQNLIKENKKLHTYTEIILNQGNKLNHHIEKILTVAKSDYTPLELKKETTLIVPVIEETIENIVLKYPDAEIKIESASGEYVLETDVFHFANLVYNLLDNAVKYCNTKPEITVKIYEENSLLKIEFTDNGIGISNKKLSFIFDKFYRIQNEKSNEVNGFGLGLFYVKEICSLQNWKIKAENNLTNGVTITLSIPYKR
- a CDS encoding L,D-transpeptidase family protein; this translates as MKIWYSIIAFVVLLTVVSCNSKGEKKKENQKKKVEIPELRLTIDSTKIAAFFTAYPKLEKFQGDVFNLYKKNKSTQLWLDNKGVVEFGNTLFNKYKGLDSEGLKANFPYKEINAVFENNTDNKLSKEYTDLMISNLYFYYAEKVYRGFDEKTSISLEWLLPRKKLNYQVLTDSIFKKSTINDDKKSKMFSQYYKLRDALKQYRDIEKNGGWKNIETDEDFKSLKLGDSSTVVSQIRERLFITGDLKEDTKSQVCDSTLISAMKNYEQHHGYTPKNVILSEHINDLNIPVSDRIKTIIANMERCRWIDPDLEKGQKYIEINIPEFKLYIIEDAKIAFTSPVVVGKAMTKTVIFSGMMNNIVFSPYWNVPPSIIANEIKPGMAKNKNYLKQKNLEWNNGAVRQLPGKNNSLGLVKFLFPNSSNIYLHDTPSKSLFERESRAFSHGCVRVAKPRELAIELLKDDKQWPPARIDKAMHAGKENWYTLKKKVPVYIGYFTAWVDREGNLNFYKDIYGRDESLIKLLTEE
- a CDS encoding MFS transporter; this encodes MKTNPNKKNSLQHVLFGSLIGTTIEFFDFYIYANAAVLVFPQLFFPGSDATMATLESLATFSIAFLSRPLGSAFFGHYGDKIGRKFTLVAALLTMGISTVTIGFLPSYASIGVAAPLLLMLCRFGQGVGLGGEWGGAVLLAIENAPPHKRAWYGMFPQLGAPIGLLLSGGTFLLLTDSMSNEDFMDYGWRIPFIASALLVIVGFYIRTKITETPSFENSKKEQEEVKVPFLELVKSYKNQLIFGTFAAITTFLVFYLMTVFTLSWATSDLGIVKRDGLLIQLFSVLFFAIFIPVSAVVADKIGRRKMLILATLAIAVFGFFFPFFLSTGNIALVTTFACIGMALMGFTYGPLGTFLSELFPTNVRYSGASLTFNMAGILGAAFAPMIAIWLAKKYDVSYVGFYLVAAALISLISFLVISKDEHKF
- a CDS encoding B12-binding domain-containing radical SAM protein, which encodes MKTKLFVITPPFTQLNTPYPASAYIKGFLNTKNIESVQADLGIDVILELFSKKGLSDLFQVSSSKFQVSEISDNSKRIFALQDEYIKTIDPVIQFLQGKNPTLALQICQEDFLPEASRFAQLEELDWAFGSMGTQDKAKHLATLYLEDISDFIVECVDENFGFSRYAERLGRSANSFDELYEALQQKPTYIDSILISLLKAKIEAVKPTLFLISVPFPGNLYSAFRCAQWVKQNHPEIKISMGGGFPNTELRSLSDKRVFEFFDFITLDDGEVPIEELIFHLENPGSNSFKRTFLLENGEVVYKNNSLKHDYKQAYVGTPDYSDLPLDKYISVIEIVNPMHRMWSDGRWNKLTMAHGCYWGKCTFCDISLDYIKVYEPVAASLLCDRMEELIEQTGQNGFHFVDEAAPPALMRAVALEILKRKLAVTWWTNIRFEKSFSKDLCLLLKASGCIAVSGGLEVASDRLLKLIDKGVTVEQVAKVTRNFTEAGIMVHAYLMYGYPTQTIQETVDSLEMVRQLFEAGVLQSGFWHQFALTAHSPVGLYPEKFGVTKKTETIGTFANNDIEYSDSTGINHDKFSFGLKKSLFNFMHGICFDYELQEWFDFKIPRTKIHPDFIFNALEEQNDFNTKPNAKVVWLGGKPSAEIFTKSKKGRSWEMMSLTFHDKKESFSIQTSREEGEWLIGILSKISVSNAKNYTFQEVKNDFETALEDFELFWYSKPINTLREFGLLVL